The genome window CATCGACCTAGCACTAACGTTGTCGAATTGTGTATTAAATAAAAAAATTCCTGAAATTAGGAAATTTTTATGGTTATAAAAAGAAGGAGTTCGTATATGCCGTGTGGAATTATACACCAAGTTCTGATGGAAAAAGGTGGTGAACACACACATGCAAATTACGGATGTCAGACTCCGCCGTGTTAACTCGGAGGGGAGAATGAAGGCTATCGCATCCATTACCATCGATAACGAATTCGTCGTTCATGACATTCGTGTCATTGATGGTAACAACGGAATGTTTGTTGCTATGCCGAGCAAGCGCACTCCTGATGGAGAGTTCCGTGATATCGCCCACCCGATCTCTTCCGGTACGCGTGAGAAGATTCAGGCAGCAGTTCTGACTGAATACGATCGTGCTGCAACTGAGGAAGAAGTCATTGAAGAAGGTGCCTGAGAACATTATTGGGGTTCGAAGGAAAAGAGAGCCATGTCTTATGGCTCTCTTTTCTTTTTGATCGGAATAAGATATATTCAGTATTGAGTTTATTAGCAGAGAACAAAAAGCGCATCGTGCGCTTGGTGGCAGGGCGGCATCTTAGGAATCATTGGGATTCGGTTAAGCTCGCAGGTACACGGCGTATACATATAGGTCACATTTCGTTGGTGTCCGCGTTGTTACGTGTGATTACAGAGACAGCAGGCGATGAACAAGACCGGCGTGAAGCCGGCTGAACGATACTCATTGGATATAGATAAGCAATGCATTTCAATGGGTTTTTCAGAACAGGAGGTCGTTAACTTTGAAACGAATGGCAATCGTTCTTGCCGCAGGGCAAGGCAAACGAATGAAGTCAAAATTGTACAAAGTACTGCATCCCGTATGCGGTAAACCTATGGTTGGACATGTGCTGGATGCAGCACTCAGCGCAGGCGTTGAACGCAGTGTGGTAGTTGTCGGCCATGGTGCCGAAGCGGTGCAGTCATTTTTAGGTTCCAAGGCGGAGTATGCACTCCAGGCGGAACAACTGGGCACAGGACATGCAGTACAGCAAGTTAAATCCTTGCTTGGCGGCGAAGCAGGATCCACAATTGTGGTCTGTGGGGATACACCGCTCGTGACTCGTGAGACATTGGAAGGTCTGATGAATCACAATGAGAGTCGCGGGGCGGCAGCTACAGTACTTACGGCTCAGTTGGACAATCCCAAAGGCTACGGCCGAGTAATACGTGGAGAAGATGGTTCCGTACAGCGGATCGTAGAACAAAAGGATTGCAACGAACAGGAAGATGCTGTGAATGAGATTAACACAGGCACATACTGCTTCGATAATGCAAAATTGTTCGCTGCGCTGGATAAAGTAACGAACCAGAATGCTCAGGGAGAATATTATCTCACAGACGTAATCGGCATTTTGCGTAATGATGGAGATGTGGTTGAGGCTTACATGTCGGATGACATCGCGGAATCCATCGGGGTTAACGATCGATTGGCACTTTCGCAAGCAGAAGCCTTCATGCGTGAACGTCTCGCTGTACGTCATATGTTGAACGGTGTTACAATCATTGATCCGTCATCGACATATATCGGAGCGGATGTTACGATTGGAGCAGATACAGTATTGTATCCGGGGACAATTCTCAAAGGCACAACTTCGATCGGCGAAGCATGTCATATTGGTCCTCAGGCAGATGTGGAAGACAGCGTTATTCAGGACGGAGTTACAATTAAACATTCGGTGTTATCCAATGCCGAAGTGGGTTCTGATGCAACGGTTGGTCCATTTGCTAATTTGCGTCCAGGAACTAAACTGGGTCGCAACGTAAAAATTGGTGACTTTGTTGAAGTGAAAAATGCTACAATTGACGAAGGTTCCAAAGTATCTCATCTCAGCTATATTGGGGATGCCAAAGTAGGGAAAAACGTAAATGTTGGATGCGGGGCAATAACTGTCAATTATGATGGTTATAATAAGGCTGTAACGACGATTGAAGATGATGCTTTCGTAGGTAGCAACGTCAATCTGATTGCACCAATTACGGTAGGAAAAGGCGCTTATGTCGTTGCTGGCTCTACCGTTACCCATTCCGTTCCCGAGAATGATCTGGCCATTGCTCGTCCACGTCAGGAGAATAAACCTGGTTATGCGGAGAAGATTCGCGGACGTGCCAAAGCCAAGAAACAAAATGCCAAACCCCAATAAGGGGTTTTGATAACAAGATTGCCTCCCGAAGATCCGGGAGGTGCCGACATGTCGCAGACGCTTATAGATTCCAATGAACCAGCACGGAGGGTTTTTATTTTATGACTTATTTTGATTCGAAATTAAAAATATTTACTTGCAATTCTAACCCCAAGCTTGCCCATCAAATTGCTGATTATATCGGGATCCCTATGGGTGAATCCCACACGACCAGCTTTAGTGATGGCGAGATTCAAGTGAAACTCTCCGAGAGTGTTCGGGGCTGTCACGTTTACATCGTGCAGTCCACTTGCTTGCCGGTTAATGATAACCTGATGGAAATGCTCGTGATGATTGATGCACTCAAACGGGCATCTGCCAAGACGATTAACGTTGTTATACCTTACTACGGCTATGCAAGACAGGATCGCAAGGCGCGTTCGCGTGACCCGATTACAGCGAAACTGGTTGCTAACCTGATTGAAAAAGCGGGTGCAACGCGTGTCATCGCGATGGACTTGCATGCAATGCAGATTCAGGGATTCTTCGACATTCCGGTTGACCATTTGCTCGGCGTGCCGATTTTGGCTCAATATTTCCGGTCGAAACAGATCGAAAATCCGGTTGTTGTGTCGCCTGACCACGGTGGCGTAGTGCGTGCACGTAAACTGGCTGATTTCCTGAATGCACCCCTGGCGATTATCGATAAACGTCGTCCTGAGCCAAATGTGAGCGAAGTGATGAACATTATTGGTAATATCGAGGGCAAAACAGCCATTCTGATCGATGACATTATTGACACGGCGGGAACGATTGTACTGGGAGCGAATGCTCTGATGGAAGGCGGCGTAAAAGAAGTATACGCGTGCTGTACTCACCCGGTATTGTCCGGACCTGCGATGGAACGTTTGGAGAATGCACCATTGAAGGAAGTCATCGTAACGGATACCATTCCAATTACGCATGCTAACCCGACAAGCAAACTCAAAGTGTTGTCTGTAGCGCCTTTGCTCGGAGAAGCCATTATCCGGGTTCATGAGGAATTGTCAATCAGCAAGCTGTTTGAAATTGAATAAGGACGTCTGCATAAAGTAGTAGAGGGGTTACGTTTTCCGGTTCAATGGAAAATGTAACCCCTGTCGGCGTGCCGTTTTATTAAAAGTGAAAATAGACCCTGGTCAATCCATATAAGTTGAACTACTCATTTACAACGCAAGATGTCTCTGCACACGCAATGTTCCAGTGTAAAAAGGTTCGTTCATCTTAATATGGTTAATACCCGGGGCGGGAGATAAATCGGAAACGCCGCCGATGAAAAAGTGTATCGGCAATTTCGACAAATTGATTATCAAAACGGGTGATGAGTCCAATCTCAATATGGGTGTCGCGGTCGTATACCTGTACAGGTACGTGATATTCGAGATGATAGATAAAATCGCTATGTTGAGTCAGTTGTCCGTTGTCTTCGCGCAAAACCCGCTCACCTTCCTGGGTTGATAAAATATTAACTGTGAATACTACAGTAAATCGTAACTTTACTTTCCTGATATTATATGAAATATAACATTCGAAGTCTATGCCTCACCTCAGGCTAATCCGAAGGAGGGAACAAGATGAAGTGGATTGTCGGACTTGGAAATCCAGGCTCGAACTATGCCAAAACCCGTCATAATATCGGTTTTATGGCACTCGACCGGTTGGCTGATCGTCATAGTATCTCCATTACACAGAGTAAATGTAAGGCGCTGATTGGAGAAGGCCATATTGGCGGTGTGAAAACCGTGCTGATTAAACCAATGACTTATATGAACCTATCTGGTGAATCAGTTCGGGCGTATATGGATTTTTATAAAGTTAGTCTTGAAGATCTGATTGTTGTGTACGACGACATGGATACTGAGATTGGCAAAGTCAGATTGCGTTATCAAGGCAGTGCTGGCGGGCATAATGGGATCAAGTCCATCATTCAGCACACCGGTACACAGCAGTTTAACCGGGTACGCATGGGAATATCCCGTCCTGAGCCAGGACATGCCATTGTCGATTATGTACTGTCGACTTTCATGAAGAAAGAAAAGGAAGCCCTTGATCAGACCATTGAGCAAACATGTGATGCCTTGGAGCATAGCTTGACTCATACGTTTGAACAAACGATGGCGAAGTTTAACGGATAATGTTGTAAAACAACCTGGTAAAATGATCAAAAAGACGGGTTCGATTCAGCCATACTGGACATACTGGACGTATAAACCATGTTCAGGAGGCATAAACATGTCAGTGAATTACGTATGTAGGCATTGCCGTACCTTTATCGGACGAATCGATTCTGCCCGGATAACGGAAGCAGAGCTCGGCTTTCATTTCTTGACCCCCGACGAGCGGAGGGATATAATAGCGTATAATTCCGGTGGTGACATTACCGTTCGGATTACATGTGATTATTGTAAGGAAGCACTGGAGCACAATCCGGAGCTCAGCCTGCTCGCGAGTCCGCTTCAATAGACATCGCTGTAGCAGGATCGAATGACAGTTGAGGGCGGTTGCGTAATAACGCTCCACCTTTTATAGCCTTGGCAGCCTGCTGAGGCTTCTTTTCAGTTGGCATGAAAGCCACTGCTATTTCCAAATCAGGCCCCGCCACATCAACAGATGTGGCAATGTTGCGAGTAATCCTTTATGATGAAACAGGAGAAAAAGGAATTTGTATCCATTTTAA of Paenibacillus sp. FSL R5-0517 contains these proteins:
- the spoVG gene encoding septation regulator SpoVG, whose product is MQITDVRLRRVNSEGRMKAIASITIDNEFVVHDIRVIDGNNGMFVAMPSKRTPDGEFRDIAHPISSGTREKIQAAVLTEYDRAATEEEVIEEGA
- the glmU gene encoding bifunctional UDP-N-acetylglucosamine diphosphorylase/glucosamine-1-phosphate N-acetyltransferase GlmU, with amino-acid sequence MKRMAIVLAAGQGKRMKSKLYKVLHPVCGKPMVGHVLDAALSAGVERSVVVVGHGAEAVQSFLGSKAEYALQAEQLGTGHAVQQVKSLLGGEAGSTIVVCGDTPLVTRETLEGLMNHNESRGAAATVLTAQLDNPKGYGRVIRGEDGSVQRIVEQKDCNEQEDAVNEINTGTYCFDNAKLFAALDKVTNQNAQGEYYLTDVIGILRNDGDVVEAYMSDDIAESIGVNDRLALSQAEAFMRERLAVRHMLNGVTIIDPSSTYIGADVTIGADTVLYPGTILKGTTSIGEACHIGPQADVEDSVIQDGVTIKHSVLSNAEVGSDATVGPFANLRPGTKLGRNVKIGDFVEVKNATIDEGSKVSHLSYIGDAKVGKNVNVGCGAITVNYDGYNKAVTTIEDDAFVGSNVNLIAPITVGKGAYVVAGSTVTHSVPENDLAIARPRQENKPGYAEKIRGRAKAKKQNAKPQ
- a CDS encoding ribose-phosphate diphosphokinase; protein product: MTYFDSKLKIFTCNSNPKLAHQIADYIGIPMGESHTTSFSDGEIQVKLSESVRGCHVYIVQSTCLPVNDNLMEMLVMIDALKRASAKTINVVIPYYGYARQDRKARSRDPITAKLVANLIEKAGATRVIAMDLHAMQIQGFFDIPVDHLLGVPILAQYFRSKQIENPVVVSPDHGGVVRARKLADFLNAPLAIIDKRRPEPNVSEVMNIIGNIEGKTAILIDDIIDTAGTIVLGANALMEGGVKEVYACCTHPVLSGPAMERLENAPLKEVIVTDTIPITHANPTSKLKVLSVAPLLGEAIIRVHEELSISKLFEIE
- the pth gene encoding aminoacyl-tRNA hydrolase is translated as MKWIVGLGNPGSNYAKTRHNIGFMALDRLADRHSISITQSKCKALIGEGHIGGVKTVLIKPMTYMNLSGESVRAYMDFYKVSLEDLIVVYDDMDTEIGKVRLRYQGSAGGHNGIKSIIQHTGTQQFNRVRMGISRPEPGHAIVDYVLSTFMKKEKEALDQTIEQTCDALEHSLTHTFEQTMAKFNG
- a CDS encoding anti-sigma-F factor Fin family protein, whose amino-acid sequence is MSVNYVCRHCRTFIGRIDSARITEAELGFHFLTPDERRDIIAYNSGGDITVRITCDYCKEALEHNPELSLLASPLQ